The window CGTCGGCAAACGCAGCGTTCGACCTGGACGCGGGTAAGCCTTTAACTTTCCTCTCGCGTTAGTTGCCTTAGATCGAATGGACTCCAATCCGTTCCAAGCCTTATCGTTCTTCGCAACTGAATTCCTTGTCAGCACGACCAAGTGCTGAGCGATTGATTCTGCATCAGCAGAACTCGCCTCGGACGGCAGGTGCAATTGCGGTTCGCCCGCGGCAAGAGGTCCGGAGCCAAAGATGAAACCGTTCTGCCGAAAGTCCTCCGATTTGAATTGATCAAACGAATTCACGACCGCTTCGGGCCAGTCGGCATCCAACTTCTCAAGCTCAGCAGTGTGATACAGATCCGCAAACGTGGTCGCAAACTTTTTGCGATAGGTTTCGTCCAGCTCCTGAAGGTCACTTGCCACGCGACGATTGTGTTCGATCGTGTCAAAACGAATTTCGGCGTAGTCGCTGCTTTGCAGGAATCCCGACAACGAGTAGTAATCGGCCGTCGAGATGGCATCGAACTTATGGTCGTGACATCGAGCACATGCGACTGTGACGCCTTGGAATGTCTTCGACATCACATCGATCATGTTGTCGATGCGATCGGATTCGTCTTTTCGAATATCAACGGGTGAGTGAACCCATTCGCCCAGATGCCAAAAACCCGTTCCCAAAATTGATTCATTGAACGGGGTTCCACCATCGGGTCCTTGATAACTCATTCGTGGCTGAGTCATCAGATCGCCGGCGATGTGCTCTCGTACCCATTGGTCGTACGGGACATCCGAATTGAGTCCTCGCACGACATAATCGCGGTACTGCGACGCGTTCGGAATGTCGGCGTCAAACTCGTGCCCGCGCGACTCAGCATAGCGAACCAAGTCCAACCAATGTCGGCCCCATCGGTTCCCAAACTCGGGCGAAGCGATCAGCCGGTCCAGCAAACGATGCATCGCGTCTGGACGTGAATCACTTTCGAATTTCGCAACCTCTCCCGGCGTCGGCGGCAAACCAGTCAAAGCAAACGTCAACCGACGCACCAACGTCTTGCGGTCGGCGGGATTTGGTGGCGAAAGTCCAGCGTCTTCTAGACTCGCCAAAATGAATCGATCGATTGAATCACGAGTCCAATCCGAATTGCTGACCGCCGGTGGTGCACTGTCACGGACTGGCTGCCACGCCCAATGGTTTTCGCGACGGTCGTCCAAGTCGAACGAACTAACCTCGCCATCGGCTCCTTCTGGCAACGGTTCCTCTGGCCAATAGGCTCCTTCAGCAATCCACTTTTCCAGTGCCCCGATATCGTCATCGGAAAGTTTGCCCGAAGGGGGCATCTCGTAGGATTCGAAACGAACCGCCTCGATCAACAAACTGTCATCGACCTCGCCCGCGATCACGGCCGGTCCCGAGTCGCCACCGCTCAACAAAAACGACCCGTGGTCGACTCGCAGGCTGCCCTGCCGCTCATCAACATCCGATCCGTGGCACTCGTAGCAATGTTCGCTCAACAACGGTCGAATGCGATTCTCAAAGAACTCACGCTGATCCGATTCATCGTCCGCCCAACAAGTCACTGCCAACAACATCAAAAAAGGTGTCAGGTACCTTTTTGGCAAACTAGGTATTTTGCCTATCGCACCAAAAAGGTACCTGACACCTTTTTCACAGACGCTTGCTTGCAGCGATCGCGCATGGTGGCATTTCGATTGGATTTGCGAGCGATACGACATGGCAGAAATTTGTCGGGTGGGCATCAGGCGGGAGTGACTCGGTTTGGGAACACAACTTGTTTGCCGCTTCGACCGTCACGCCGCAACGAACTCATGGCACCCACAAAACCTCGTCATTTAGAGCGTTCCATTTTAGCTGGTTCCGGAATTGGGATGTCACTTAATAGACGTTGAATCACAGAATCTGTATTCATCCCCTCGGCTTGCGCCTGGAAGTTGGTCGCAATCCGGTGACGCAACACCGGCAAAGCAATTTTCTGGATGTCGCCTGGCTCCACGCTAAACCGGCCATTCATCGCCGCGATGGCCTTCCCACCGGCGATCAAGTTTTGCCCGGCACGAGGTCCGGCCCCCCAATCGACGAGTTCTTGAACATACTTGGGAGCGGACTCATCCGAAGGCCGCGTCGCCCGAACGAGCTGGGCCGCGTATCGGATGACGAGTGGTCCGGCCGCGATGCTGCTGACCAATTTTTGACAGTTCAGAATCGCTCGTGCGGAAAGAATCTTGTTCACCGTCGCCGACTCGCCTCGCGTGGTCGCCATCAGAATCTTCTCTTCTTCCTCTGCCGAGGGATAATCGATCTTGATGTTGAACATGAATCGATCGAGTTGGGCTTCCGGCAGTGGGTAGGTGCCTTCTTGCTCCACCGGGTTCTGCGTCGCAATCGTGAAAAACGGCTCAGGAAGAGCGTGCGTTTCCCGCCCCACCGACACCTGACGTTCCTGCATCGCCTCCAACAAAGCCGCCTGGGTTTTCGGTGGCGTTCGGTTGATCTCGTCGGCCAGCAGAATGTT of the Rhodopirellula baltica SH 1 genome contains:
- a CDS encoding PSD1 and planctomycete cytochrome C domain-containing protein; protein product: MLLAVTCWADDESDQREFFENRIRPLLSEHCYECHGSDVDERQGSLRVDHGSFLLSGGDSGPAVIAGEVDDSLLIEAVRFESYEMPPSGKLSDDDIGALEKWIAEGAYWPEEPLPEGADGEVSSFDLDDRRENHWAWQPVRDSAPPAVSNSDWTRDSIDRFILASLEDAGLSPPNPADRKTLVRRLTFALTGLPPTPGEVAKFESDSRPDAMHRLLDRLIASPEFGNRWGRHWLDLVRYAESRGHEFDADIPNASQYRDYVVRGLNSDVPYDQWVREHIAGDLMTQPRMSYQGPDGGTPFNESILGTGFWHLGEWVHSPVDIRKDESDRIDNMIDVMSKTFQGVTVACARCHDHKFDAISTADYYSLSGFLQSSDYAEIRFDTIEHNRRVASDLQELDETYRKKFATTFADLYHTAELEKLDADWPEAVVNSFDQFKSEDFRQNGFIFGSGPLAAGEPQLHLPSEASSADAESIAQHLVVLTRNSVAKNDKAWNGLESIRSKATNARGKLKAYPRPGRTLRLPTFELTEPVVSIRLRGTGNVFACVDSHRLVDGPLHGESIVKFKEVDGWVQMNLGRYIGHRLHLEFTPAEDQSIEILCVAQSSKEDLSATRKDIQRRIDAEAERVASLEETIRERVASDESIRSDVVQWQSEWLTQRQKLASQIRKRSRLAVGMIDGSGEDAAILIRGNSSSEGDIEPRHFLTAITGGERIGDATGSGRLELADQINDPNNPLTSRVITNRLWHHLLGRGIVPTTDDFGVLGMRPTHPELLDHLATDFDRHGRHLKWMIRRIALTSTYQMSMQSVSEEMALHAKSVDPKNELLHQSNLHRLEGEVIRDSLLAISDQLDRSLEGDSVPIRLTSFMNGRGRPAKSGPLDGDRRRSIYLAVRRNFLSPMMSVFDTPNPFSTMGRRNASNVPAQALVMLNDPLVKKQSQLFAERAMREVPPTHSSGSGESSRSVDTKMVEQRIDWMFWTALGRPAEAAELDSIREYIQASSETTGATVDDVSLWANVAHAIVNTKEFIFVP
- a CDS encoding AAA family ATPase, with translation MADPSVPTPPPMNPAAGNAASNASSGDASKPRNLADVLREFSEHQQKMRDELAKVIVGQTDTIEQLLAAIFTRGHCLLEGVPGLAKTLMVSTLANILDVSFKRVQFTPDLMPSDITGTQVMEEDETGRRSFRFVEGPIFANILLADEINRTPPKTQAALLEAMQERQVSVGRETHALPEPFFTIATQNPVEQEGTYPLPEAQLDRFMFNIKIDYPSAEEEEKILMATTRGESATVNKILSARAILNCQKLVSSIAAGPLVIRYAAQLVRATRPSDESAPKYVQELVDWGAGPRAGQNLIAGGKAIAAMNGRFSVEPGDIQKIALPVLRHRIATNFQAQAEGMNTDSVIQRLLSDIPIPEPAKMERSK